The genomic region CAAGCTCAAAGAGGCGGCCGAGACCGAGGCGCAGCCGCTGCGCGACGCGGTCGAGGCGAAGCTCAACGGCCTGAAGGTCTGGGCGGAGGCGAACCGCACCACCCTGACGGGCGGCGACAAGACCAAGACCGTCGACCTCGGCACCGGCATCGTCAAATGGCGCAAGCGCCCGCCCTCCGTGACGCTCCGCAAGGTCGAGGACATCCTCGCCCGGCTGAAGACCATGGGGCTGCAGCGCTTCATCCGCGCCAAGGAGGAGGTCGACAAGGAGGCGATGCTGAAGGAGCGCGAGGTCGCGACCACGGTCGCCGGCGTCTCGATCGGCTCCGAGGGCGAAGACTTCGTGGCCGAGCCCTTCGAGGTCGAGCTGGCGGGAGGCGCGGCATGACCTCCATCTATCTGCCCCGCAGCGCGTCGATCGCCGACTACAGCGTGGCGTCCCGCCTGAAGGGTCCGACGACAGTCACCATCAAGGTGACGATCGCCTCCCCTGAGGATCTGGGCTTCCTGCTCCGCGACCTGCAGGACGAACGGAAGCGTCAGGAAGAGGCCGCCTCGCCCTATCGCCCGCAGCCGAAGAGCCGCAAGGAACGC from Prosthecodimorpha staleyi harbors:
- a CDS encoding host-nuclease inhibitor Gam family protein gives rise to the protein MAKKTKTLGINLPVPQNREEAAASLREIGEINRRVARLEATLNDRLSKLKEAAETEAQPLRDAVEAKLNGLKVWAEANRTTLTGGDKTKTVDLGTGIVKWRKRPPSVTLRKVEDILARLKTMGLQRFIRAKEEVDKEAMLKEREVATTVAGVSIGSEGEDFVAEPFEVELAGGAA